The following proteins are encoded in a genomic region of Desulfuromonadales bacterium:
- the ftsZ gene encoding cell division protein FtsZ, whose protein sequence is MFEFDESIDQAAKIKVVGVGGGGGNAVNTMILSHVEGVDFIAANTDAQALKTNRASMKIQLGGKLTKGLGAGANPEVGREAALEDRAALAQVLQGADMVFIAAGLGGGTGTGAAPIIAEVAREVGALTVGVVTKPFSREGKQRLKKAEEGVGLLKEMVDCLIVIPNDRLLGLAGKNMSILDAFKPSDDVLRQAVQGISDLITTHGLINVDFADVKAIMSERGMAMMGIGIAEGDRRAVEAAQRAISSPLLEDIDISGAKGVLVNISGSSNMTMEEFDEASRIIHEKVHEDANIIIGLVINEDLGDRIKITAIATGFGTTFEKGKRPVEEIKGRSQTVMDKVDRDLPTFIRDRQKDSPRMVRTMVVDEDQYDIPTFLRKRVD, encoded by the coding sequence ATGTTCGAATTTGATGAGAGTATCGATCAGGCGGCAAAAATCAAGGTGGTCGGCGTTGGCGGCGGCGGTGGCAATGCAGTCAACACGATGATCCTCTCCCATGTCGAGGGGGTGGACTTTATCGCCGCCAACACCGACGCCCAGGCCCTCAAGACCAACCGGGCGTCGATGAAGATCCAGCTCGGCGGGAAACTGACCAAGGGGCTCGGGGCAGGAGCCAACCCGGAGGTCGGCCGCGAGGCGGCGCTGGAGGACCGGGCCGCCCTGGCCCAGGTGCTGCAGGGGGCCGATATGGTGTTCATTGCCGCCGGCCTCGGCGGCGGCACCGGCACCGGTGCGGCGCCGATCATCGCCGAAGTGGCCCGGGAAGTCGGCGCGCTGACCGTCGGCGTGGTGACCAAGCCCTTCTCCCGGGAGGGGAAGCAGCGTTTGAAGAAGGCCGAAGAAGGGGTCGGCCTGCTCAAGGAAATGGTCGACTGCCTGATCGTCATCCCCAATGACCGGCTGCTCGGGCTGGCCGGCAAGAACATGAGCATCCTCGATGCATTCAAGCCGTCGGACGATGTGCTGCGTCAGGCAGTGCAGGGGATCTCGGACCTGATCACCACCCACGGCCTGATCAACGTCGACTTCGCCGATGTCAAGGCGATCATGAGCGAGCGTGGCATGGCAATGATGGGTATCGGCATCGCCGAGGGGGACCGGCGCGCCGTCGAGGCGGCACAGCGGGCAATCAGCAGTCCGCTGCTGGAGGATATCGACATCTCCGGGGCCAAGGGGGTGCTGGTCAATATCTCCGGCTCTTCCAACATGACCATGGAGGAATTCGACGAAGCCTCCCGCATCATCCACGAAAAGGTCCACGAGGATGCCAATATCATTATCGGTCTGGTGATCAACGAGGACCTGGGGGACCGGATCAAGATCACCGCCATCGCCACCGGTTTCGGCACTACCTTCGAAAAAGGCAAGCGTCCGGTCGAGGAGATCAAGGGGCGCAGCCAGACCGTAATGGACAAGGTGGACCGCGACCTGCCGACCTTCATCCGCGACCGGCAGAAGGACTCGCCCCGGATGGTGCGGACCATGGTGGTGGATGAGGATCAGTACGATATCCCCACCTTCCTGCGCAAACGCGTCGACTGA
- a CDS encoding radical SAM protein produces the protein MSRKLIDKSRRRLAAESGCRPNPWGGRLSVALVYPNTYHQAMSNLGFLSVYHLLNCRDDTLCERFFLPDPEDLAEHEKTGYPLFSLESGRFLADFDVIAFSVSFENDYLNLPTIFALGRIPLFAAERSDHFPLVLCGGVCAFLNPEPMAGIMDVFAVGEGEVLLPPFVAEVRAGEALARPELLRRLAALPGFYVPSLYAVDYRSDGTVERYRPADGTPPRVTRQWLPDLDRYESRNFVLTEETEFGDMALAEISRGCSRGCRFCAAGYIYLPPRERSLEKLTSQVEESLCHRQKVGLVGAAVSDYSSIEVLQQEILARGGRVSVASLRIDSLTEAEVSALKASGHRTVALAPEAGSQRLRDLINKGLDEAQILAAVRRLAVGGIPNLKLYFLIGLPTETDEDTAELLGLAAKIREVWLEEGRKIGRLGHITLSVNPFIPKPFTPLQWAPMDGEKTLEKKMRAIRAGVARLANTEVIFEPLRAAVLQAFLARGDRRVGRLLPALAAGSSLKAACREAGLDPAFYVTRERGEAEVFPWEILDNGVRRDYLWQEYQRGLEGKFTPRCAPGCRRCGVCG, from the coding sequence ATGTCGCGCAAGCTCATCGACAAGTCCCGCCGTCGCCTGGCGGCCGAAAGCGGTTGCCGTCCCAATCCCTGGGGCGGCCGCCTATCGGTCGCCCTGGTCTACCCCAACACCTACCACCAGGCGATGAGCAATCTCGGTTTTCTCTCCGTCTATCACCTGCTCAACTGCCGCGACGATACTCTTTGCGAGCGGTTTTTCCTCCCCGATCCGGAAGATCTGGCCGAACACGAGAAGACCGGCTACCCGCTCTTTTCCCTTGAATCCGGGCGGTTTCTGGCCGATTTCGACGTCATTGCCTTTTCCGTCTCCTTCGAAAACGATTACCTGAACCTGCCGACCATTTTCGCGCTGGGGCGCATCCCTCTCTTTGCTGCTGAGCGGAGCGACCACTTCCCTCTGGTGCTGTGCGGCGGGGTCTGCGCCTTCCTCAACCCCGAACCGATGGCCGGGATCATGGATGTGTTCGCCGTCGGCGAGGGCGAGGTCCTGCTGCCGCCGTTCGTCGCCGAGGTCCGGGCGGGGGAGGCTCTGGCGAGACCGGAACTGCTGCGCCGACTCGCCGCCCTGCCGGGTTTTTACGTCCCTTCCCTCTATGCAGTGGATTACCGCAGCGACGGGACGGTTGAGCGCTACCGGCCGGCCGACGGTACCCCGCCACGGGTGACGCGTCAATGGCTGCCGGACCTGGACCGTTATGAATCCCGCAACTTCGTTCTGACCGAGGAGACCGAGTTCGGCGACATGGCACTCGCCGAGATTTCCCGCGGCTGCTCACGCGGCTGCCGCTTTTGCGCCGCCGGCTACATCTACTTGCCGCCCCGGGAGCGCAGCCTGGAGAAGCTGACCTCCCAGGTCGAAGAGAGCCTCTGCCACCGGCAGAAGGTGGGGCTGGTGGGCGCGGCGGTATCCGACTACTCGTCAATCGAGGTGCTGCAGCAGGAAATCCTCGCCCGCGGCGGCAGGGTGTCGGTGGCCAGTCTGCGCATCGATTCCCTGACCGAGGCAGAAGTTTCCGCCCTCAAGGCCTCCGGGCACCGCACCGTGGCCCTCGCCCCGGAAGCCGGCAGCCAGCGGCTGCGCGACCTGATCAACAAGGGGCTCGACGAGGCGCAGATCCTGGCCGCCGTGCGCCGGCTGGCGGTCGGCGGGATTCCCAATCTCAAGCTCTATTTCCTCATCGGGCTGCCGACGGAGACGGACGAGGACACGGCCGAGTTGCTCGGGCTGGCGGCGAAAATTCGGGAAGTCTGGCTGGAGGAGGGGCGGAAAATCGGCCGGCTGGGCCACATCACGCTGTCGGTGAACCCCTTCATCCCCAAGCCGTTCACGCCGCTGCAGTGGGCGCCCATGGACGGAGAGAAGACGCTGGAGAAGAAGATGCGCGCCATTCGCGCCGGCGTGGCCCGACTGGCGAACACCGAGGTGATCTTCGAGCCGCTGCGGGCTGCCGTTCTGCAGGCCTTTCTGGCGCGCGGCGACCGGCGGGTCGGCCGCCTTCTGCCTGCCCTCGCCGCCGGCAGCAGTCTCAAAGCAGCCTGCCGGGAAGCCGGCCTCGATCCGGCTT